The following proteins are encoded in a genomic region of Oncorhynchus keta strain PuntledgeMale-10-30-2019 chromosome 6, Oket_V2, whole genome shotgun sequence:
- the LOC118385177 gene encoding Kv channel-interacting protein 1-like isoform X3: MGAVVGTLTMQTKQRRRPSRDKIDDELEMTMVCHRPEGLEQLEAQTNFTKRELQILYRGFKNECPSGVVNEETFKHIYAQFFPHGDASTYAHYLFNAFDTTNNGSIKFEEFVMGLSTLLRGTMREKLEWTFHLYDINNDGYINREEMTEIVRAIYDMMGKYTYPALKGDVPKQHVDAFFQKMDKNKAGVVTLEEFIVACQEDEMMMRSMQLFENVM; this comes from the exons ATGGGCGCAGTGGTGGGCACTTTGACCATGCAGACCAAGCAGAGGAGACGACCGTCCAGAG aCAAGATTGATGATGAGTTGGAGATGACCATGGTGTGTCACAGGCCTGAGGGtctggagcagttggaggccCAGACCAACTTCACCAAGAGAGAGCTACAGATCCTCTACCGCGGCTTCAAGAAT GAGTGTCCGAGTGGAGTGGTGAATGAAGAAACATTTAAACACATCTACGCCCAGTTCTTCCCCCATGGAG ATGCCAGCACTTACGCTCATTATCTCTTCAATGCATTTGACACAACAAACAATGGATCGATAAAGTTTGAG GAGTTTGTAATGGGACTGTCTACACTGCTGCGGGGCACTATGAGAGAGAAGCTGGAGTGGACTTTTCATCTTTACGACATCAACAACGATGGATACATTAACAGAGAG GAGATGACTGAGATTGTGAGGGCCATTTACGATATGATGGGGAAATATACCTACCCTGCACTCAAGGGAGATGTCCCTAAACAGCATGTGGATGCTTTTTTCCAG AAAATGGATAAAAACAAAGCTGGAGTTGTGACTTTAGAAGAGTTCATTGTCGCATGCCAGGAG gATGAAATGATGATGAGATCCATGCAGCTCTTTGAAAATGTGATGTAA
- the LOC118385177 gene encoding Kv channel-interacting protein 1-like isoform X1 codes for MQDLGISILSPPQRRTSLACSSPMPQSISSGSRGVRRREKRAADTVLDTSLAKTLEMIEDMQVQSENKIDDELEMTMVCHRPEGLEQLEAQTNFTKRELQILYRGFKNECPSGVVNEETFKHIYAQFFPHGDASTYAHYLFNAFDTTNNGSIKFEEFVMGLSTLLRGTMREKLEWTFHLYDINNDGYINREEMTEIVRAIYDMMGKYTYPALKGDVPKQHVDAFFQKMDKNKAGVVTLEEFIVACQEDEMMMRSMQLFENVM; via the exons ATGCAGGACCTGGGAATCTCTATCCTGAGCCCACCTCAAAGACGTACTTCACTAGCTTGCTCCTCACCGATGCCACAGAGCATCAGCAGTGGTAGCAGGGGTGTGAGAAGAAGGGAGAAAAGAGCTGCAGACACAGTCCTTGACACATCACTCGCAAAGACATTGGAAATGATTGAAGACATGCAAGtgcaatcggaaa aCAAGATTGATGATGAGTTGGAGATGACCATGGTGTGTCACAGGCCTGAGGGtctggagcagttggaggccCAGACCAACTTCACCAAGAGAGAGCTACAGATCCTCTACCGCGGCTTCAAGAAT GAGTGTCCGAGTGGAGTGGTGAATGAAGAAACATTTAAACACATCTACGCCCAGTTCTTCCCCCATGGAG ATGCCAGCACTTACGCTCATTATCTCTTCAATGCATTTGACACAACAAACAATGGATCGATAAAGTTTGAG GAGTTTGTAATGGGACTGTCTACACTGCTGCGGGGCACTATGAGAGAGAAGCTGGAGTGGACTTTTCATCTTTACGACATCAACAACGATGGATACATTAACAGAGAG GAGATGACTGAGATTGTGAGGGCCATTTACGATATGATGGGGAAATATACCTACCCTGCACTCAAGGGAGATGTCCCTAAACAGCATGTGGATGCTTTTTTCCAG AAAATGGATAAAAACAAAGCTGGAGTTGTGACTTTAGAAGAGTTCATTGTCGCATGCCAGGAG gATGAAATGATGATGAGATCCATGCAGCTCTTTGAAAATGTGATGTAA
- the LOC118385177 gene encoding Kv channel-interacting protein 1-like isoform X4, producing the protein MTMVCHRPEGLEQLEAQTNFTKRELQILYRGFKNECPSGVVNEETFKHIYAQFFPHGDASTYAHYLFNAFDTTNNGSIKFEEFVMGLSTLLRGTMREKLEWTFHLYDINNDGYINREEMTEIVRAIYDMMGKYTYPALKGDVPKQHVDAFFQKMDKNKAGVVTLEEFIVACQEDEMMMRSMQLFENVM; encoded by the exons ATGACCATGGTGTGTCACAGGCCTGAGGGtctggagcagttggaggccCAGACCAACTTCACCAAGAGAGAGCTACAGATCCTCTACCGCGGCTTCAAGAAT GAGTGTCCGAGTGGAGTGGTGAATGAAGAAACATTTAAACACATCTACGCCCAGTTCTTCCCCCATGGAG ATGCCAGCACTTACGCTCATTATCTCTTCAATGCATTTGACACAACAAACAATGGATCGATAAAGTTTGAG GAGTTTGTAATGGGACTGTCTACACTGCTGCGGGGCACTATGAGAGAGAAGCTGGAGTGGACTTTTCATCTTTACGACATCAACAACGATGGATACATTAACAGAGAG GAGATGACTGAGATTGTGAGGGCCATTTACGATATGATGGGGAAATATACCTACCCTGCACTCAAGGGAGATGTCCCTAAACAGCATGTGGATGCTTTTTTCCAG AAAATGGATAAAAACAAAGCTGGAGTTGTGACTTTAGAAGAGTTCATTGTCGCATGCCAGGAG gATGAAATGATGATGAGATCCATGCAGCTCTTTGAAAATGTGATGTAA